One window from the genome of Planctomycetia bacterium encodes:
- a CDS encoding lactate utilization protein C, with protein MNREQFLAQVRTAAAAGRMYRVHPRPHAHGKYEPADEAEAQARFHREVVNAGGAFHPLDDGLALRELLASLIDRHACRSAIVWRHPALERHGVYGMLDQLGVTWLDAERAERLAPTERRAAWLAADLGITAADFAIAETGSVVVQSRRGQERMASLLPKVHLAIVEPAMIVPDLFDLFARLELHGLDQLPSNLTLITGPSKTGDLELRLVTGVHGPKAWHVAMINTP; from the coding sequence ATGAACCGAGAACAATTCCTCGCCCAAGTGCGCACCGCCGCGGCTGCCGGTCGGATGTATCGCGTGCATCCGCGACCTCATGCGCATGGCAAGTACGAACCAGCCGATGAGGCAGAAGCTCAGGCGCGTTTTCATCGCGAGGTCGTCAACGCTGGCGGCGCCTTCCATCCATTGGATGATGGCCTGGCGCTGCGAGAACTGTTGGCGTCATTGATCGATCGCCATGCGTGCCGAAGCGCGATCGTGTGGCGGCATCCGGCGCTGGAACGCCACGGCGTTTATGGAATGCTTGATCAGCTCGGCGTCACTTGGCTCGACGCGGAGCGGGCGGAACGCCTCGCGCCGACCGAGCGCCGCGCGGCCTGGCTCGCGGCCGATCTCGGCATCACGGCCGCTGATTTCGCCATCGCGGAGACCGGTTCCGTCGTGGTGCAATCGCGCCGCGGCCAGGAGCGGATGGCCAGCCTGTTGCCGAAGGTGCATCTGGCGATCGTCGAGCCGGCGATGATCGTGCCCGATTTGTTCGATCTGTTCGCCCGACTCGAACTGCACGGCCTCGACCAATTACCGAGCAACCTCACGCTCATCACCGGGCCTAGCAAGACCGGCGACCTGGAGTTGCGGCTGGTGACGGGCGTGCATGGGCCAAAGGCCTGGCACGTGGCGATGATCAATACGCCGTAG